CCCAAGGTCGACCGCTGTTTCTCGGCGTCGACGGCGACGGCGTAGCGCATTACTGGGATAGCTACGAGTTCGCCGTCGCTGTTGTCGCAGCCAATGGCGACGGCGAGAAAGTTGAGTTGGTTGATACGCCGTTTGAGACGCTTGCTGAGTGGTGCGAATACACGCACTCGGAGCGTGGGTGAGCGATTGGTCCGAATGTCGGTGGATCGCTCGTCGGAGATCTCGTGCGGACGGTGGAAGCATGAGCGAGACTGTTGCTGACGCAAGAGGCTTCGTCTACGAACCCGTCCGTGGTCCCAAGCGGAAGATCGAGTTCGAACCGCGAAGCGATGGTGAGTTCGAGCGCATCGAGGCTGTCTGGAACGGCTGTCAGTGGCGGGTCACTGGGCGGGAGGTCGTGACGACGATGCGGCGGATTTGAGAACCAGCTTGGATTCGTTCACTCAAAATATTTAGAACCGTCTGTTCAGCACGCGTGCGAAGCCGACGGGTAATTCGGGTTTAGAGGGTGGCATCTCGTATGAAACTACGATTGGGATTTGAGCGTTATTTACACTTATCAGCTTATCACGAGATGTATCAGGTATGTCTCAAGACCTGCAGACAAAACTATTGTTAGGAGTCGGGGCTGTCGGAATTATCGCAGGGTTTCTCCTCATTATCCAAGTACCAGCGGCTAACCAATATCACGAAACAACACTTTCAGCTACTGGAGTTAGCGTTTTACTCATCCTGTTCGGTATGCAAACTCTGGCTGAGTCACAGAGGTAGATCTTCATTGCGCTTTGTGATCTTATTGTACTGACCGCTACGCGTCGCTGAAAGGACGGCTCTGAACCAGCTCGCAGAACCCACGTTCCGCCGTGATTTCAACCATCGTTTTCACCGATAACAACATACCACTGCCAATGACCTTCGGTCCAACCTGGAACAACCTACTCGACAACGTTGACGCACTCCCGTTGGATGCAACCCTCGTCACCCCGCTGTCGCGCAAAGCCTTCGGCATCGAGGATGTGCAGGAACACCGCGTGCTGATCCAGTACCGAGACGACGACGAGACGATTCCACTCCAGCAAGCCCAATTCGAGACACTCTACGAGCGCGTAAGCGAGGCCCGTGGTGAATTCGATGTCGACCGCTTGCCGCCCGACGCCGAACCGTACGCGACCGTTCTGTCTCTCCATCCACGGTTTGAGATAGACGACCGAGCAGGGACACTAACCGAAAGCGACCAGTCCACGGGATCGCCACTGGTGGAAGCTCAAAGCGGTAGTGAGGAACCCGACGAGACCGAGCGCGAAGAGCCAAATATGGACGTGTATGCAGACGCGCTCTTGCTGATTGACGCCCTCGAACGCCATGACCTGACGAAGCTCGACGCTGTCGACACGCCTGCACTCGTGAATGTCTACACCCTGCTGTCGGACGTCCAGCGCAACGCAAACGACCTCCGGAAAGACGTTCGGAGCGTCTTGCTTGATCGGCTCCATCACGACCAGCCAGTCTCTGGGCAGTTTGGGTCCGTCCAGCGGACCACGCGTCGGAATCGGTCGCTCAAGGACGATGAGCTGGTGTTGAACGCGTTTGAATCCGCCGGCATCGAGCGTGAACGGTTGACAACGGTCGATTCCAGCAAGGTTGACGAAGCACTCGACGTGACCGAATTGTCCGAGTCCGACGTCTACGACATCGAACCGAGCGAGTACGTTCGCAAGGCCGATGTAGACGAACAGGAGAAGGAAACACGTCTACAGGGGCTGAAAGACCAACTTGAGGCGACCGAAGGCGAGGAAGCCGACGAACTCCGCGAGGAGATCGACGAACTCGAAGACCGGATCGCTGAGCTGACTGAATTTCGGTCCGGTCGGTCGTTCCACGACTCTTCGGCTGGTGGATAGTGTGGCCACCGTATGTGCGAACGGATGGGAACTGTCGCTGACGTTGACCTACGGTTGGTACGACGTCCCAGATTTGTGAGGAAGGGGCCCAGAATCGGCTGGGCAGTCTGTGTGCGAACTGGCCGTTGATCTTGCGGATGAACTCATCGTTCAATCGCGTATGCATACCCATCGCTACTGCCGAAATAGACCGTTTCATCAGTGACGTAAGGTTTCGAGTGGATAGCGTTGCCAGTCTCGAATACCCACTGCTGGGCCCCAGTTTCGGCATCGAATGCTCGCATATTCCCGTGCCGATCTCCGATATAGACGACACCATCGGCAACTCTCGGGTCGCTGAGAAGTGGTCCCTCTGGTTTGTCGGTTTTCCAGCGGACCTCACCTGTCGCTACGTCCACGGCGTAAAAGGCGCCAAAAAAACTGCCGACGTAGACCGTGTTCTTCGATATTGCTGGCGTGGAGTTGATATCATGCTCCGTTGCCAGTGACCAAAGCAGACTGCCATTGTAGCGATTAAGCGCATATAGTGTTGCGTCGGTCGATCCGACAAAGATGCGATCACCATCGACGGCAGCACTGTTCGAGATTTTGTCATCAGTGGCGAACTCCCACAACAACTCGCCAGTCGCGGCGTCAAGTGCATACAGTGACTTGTCAATACTTCCGATGTAGACAATGTCACCGTCTACTACCGGGCCAGCTGCAACCTCGTTTTGGGTAAGATATGCCCACTGCTCGTCGCCGGAGTTGGCATCAACTGCGTACACATGACCATCGTAGCTGCCTACATATATTGTCCCATCTACGTAGCTCGGATTACTGCCGACGCCGCCGTCAGTGTGAAACCGCCAGCGTTCTGTCCCGTCCGGGGCAACTGCGTAGAGGGTATTATCCCAACTGCCAACGTAGATTGTGTCGTCGGTGGGCTCAGGACTGGACCAGATTTCGCCCTCAGTTTGAAACGTCCATTTGAGTGTGCCATCAGCTGGCTCTAACGAATAGAGGTTGCCGTCATCACCAGCGATATAGAGCTGTCTATGTTTGATACTCGGGGCGGTACCAAGACGAGCCCCAGCCTGATACCGCCACTGAAGCCGTTGTGGGCCGAGCAGGCCCCCAGTCCACCTGTCGCGGGTCGTAGCAGTACAGCCCGCGCTCCCAACCGCACCACCAACAAGCACCGTCAGGAACCGACGCCGAGTATGTTTCAAAGATTGGTCCTCACTGTATTCAGTTCGAATATATTTGGGTGTGCAACGGTTTTAGTTTGGTCGGAGCTCACCCGAGAGCGGGAGTGGGATATCTTCGACCGTTCCGAATGGATGGTTATCTGGGTTCTCGGTTTCATTCCCATCTGCGTCGATTTCCAGTGTGTATTTGGGAGTTGGCCGACCCAGACTGGATACAGTTCTTGTATCTGTTGTTGTGGATGCGGTTTCTTTACTCATGCAACTGGCTGGAATAGCGGGTGGGTATGTCTGCAAATTGAGCGCTGCGAGTCCTACCAACTTCAAATGCTATTCAGAGCGCAGTACAAGATGCAGAGCGCGTATGCATCACTACTTG
The Haloarcula sp. CBA1129 genome window above contains:
- a CDS encoding PQQ-binding-like beta-propeller repeat protein — its product is MLVGGAVGSAGCTATTRDRWTGGLLGPQRLQWRYQAGARLGTAPSIKHRQLYIAGDDGNLYSLEPADGTLKWTFQTEGEIWSSPEPTDDTIYVGSWDNTLYAVAPDGTERWRFHTDGGVGSNPSYVDGTIYVGSYDGHVYAVDANSGDEQWAYLTQNEVAAGPVVDGDIVYIGSIDKSLYALDAATGELLWEFATDDKISNSAAVDGDRIFVGSTDATLYALNRYNGSLLWSLATEHDINSTPAISKNTVYVGSFFGAFYAVDVATGEVRWKTDKPEGPLLSDPRVADGVVYIGDRHGNMRAFDAETGAQQWVFETGNAIHSKPYVTDETVYFGSSDGYAYAIER